Within Streptomyces sp. NBC_00704, the genomic segment ACGCCGATCGGCACGGTCCACCAGGTGGGCTCGTTGAAGACCAGCAGCGGCAGGAGGAAGTTGTTCCAGCTGCCGACGACGGCGAGGACGGACACCGTGCCGAGGGCCGGCCTGGCCATGGGCAGCAGGATCCGCCAGAAGAAGCCGAGCGGCCCGCAGCCGTCCAGGGTGGCCGCCTCCTCCAGCTCGGCGGGGATCTCCCGGAAGAAGCCGCGCAGGATGACGATGGTCACCGGCAGTCCGAACGCCGCCTGCGGCAGGATCACGCCGAGCGGATTGTCCAGCAGCCCGAAGGAGCGCAGCAGCAGGAACAGGGGCAGCGCCGCCACCGCGAAGGGGAACATCAGCCCCATCGTGAACAGGGTGAACAGCACCTCCCGCCCGCGGAAGGCGAACCGGGCGAAGGAGAACGCGGCGAGCGCGGACACGGCGACGACGACGACGGTCGTCCCCACCGCGATGAGGGTGCTGCTGCCGACCAGCCGCCAGAACGAGCCGGAGCCGAGGATGTCGGTGTAGTTGGAGGGGACCCACGGGTCGGGCAGCCCGATGGGGTTGCGGGAGAGCTGGTCGGTGGACTTGAAGCCGGACAGCACCGCGTAGACGAGCGGTACGGCCATCACCGCGCCGGCGATCCCGAGCACCAGGTGCAGCGGCAGGGACCGGACGCCCCGGCCGCCCGCGGGCGCCGCCCGGTCGCCGCGGCGGGATCCCCGGTCGGTCCCGCGGGCCGCGGGACCGGTCTTGACGACGCTCACGAGCCGCCTCCTCGCATGGTCGTGGTGGCGCCCTGGAGGTCGCGGCGGAGCACGAACCGCTGGTAGGCGAGGGCGAAGACGAGGCAGATGCCGAACATGGCCACGCTGATGGCGCTGGCGTAGCCGACCTGGTAGCGCTTGAAGCCGTACTGGAACATGGTCACGGCCAGGGTCTCCGAGTGGTGGTCGGGCCCGCCCGCGGTGATGACCCACACCAGGTCGAAGAGCTGGATCGCGCCGATGACGGACAGGAACACGCTGATGCGCAGGGTCGGCGCCAGCAGCGGCAGGGTGACGTTGCGGAAGCGCTGCCAGGGGCCCGCTCCGTCGATCAGGGCCGCCTCGGTCAACTCGGCCGGGATGGACTGGAGTCCGGCCAGGTAGAGCATCATGTGGAAGCCGAAGTACTTCCACGTCATGACCAGGAAGAGGGTCGCCATGACGGTGGAGGGGTCGGCGAACCACTGCCCGCCCGCCCCGTCCAGGCCGACGGCCCCCAGCACGTGGTCGGCGAGACCGTCGTCCGGGGCGAAGATCATGCTGAACAGCACGCCGGTGATCGCCTCGGAGAGGATGTACGGCGCGAAGAACAGCATCCGGTACACGGCCCGGCCGCGGATGCGCTGGTTGAGCGCGACGGCCAGGGCGAGCGCGAACGGCAGTTGCAGCACCAGCGAGAGGCCCACGAGCAGCAGGCAGCGCCACAGGTCGCCCAGGAACACCGGGTCCTGGAAGAGGCGGGTGAAGTTGTCGCCGCCGACGAAGT encodes:
- a CDS encoding carbohydrate ABC transporter permease, encoding MAVPLVYAVLSGFKSTDQLSRNPIGLPDPWVPSNYTDILGSGSFWRLVGSSTLIAVGTTVVVVAVSALAAFSFARFAFRGREVLFTLFTMGLMFPFAVAALPLFLLLRSFGLLDNPLGVILPQAAFGLPVTIVILRGFFREIPAELEEAATLDGCGPLGFFWRILLPMARPALGTVSVLAVVGSWNNFLLPLLVFNEPTWWTVPIGVQQFQGQYSAEYARVFAYLVLAMVPALAFYSVAERQLVGGLAAGATKG
- a CDS encoding carbohydrate ABC transporter permease — its product is MTSTFLPDKRSGPDITPAPPVAGAGRGRARRRALHWLTAVAFQVPALALFGTLVLLPMLFALYAAFFRWGGFGMPEDFVGGDNFTRLFQDPVFLGDLWRCLLLVGLSLVLQLPFALALAVALNQRIRGRAVYRMLFFAPYILSEAITGVLFSMIFAPDDGLADHVLGAVGLDGAGGQWFADPSTVMATLFLVMTWKYFGFHMMLYLAGLQSIPAELTEAALIDGAGPWQRFRNVTLPLLAPTLRISVFLSVIGAIQLFDLVWVITAGGPDHHSETLAVTMFQYGFKRYQVGYASAISVAMFGICLVFALAYQRFVLRRDLQGATTTMRGGGS